One Flavobacteriales bacterium genomic window, GTGCCAGAAATAGAGGTAGTAAGAACAGATTGTCCAGATGAATTGGTAATTCGAACGTTACCATCATTTAATGTAGTGCTCGCTGTAATATTTATCGTTCCGTTAAATGCATAAACCGAAACATCTTCTAGTTCAGGAAGCTCTTGTGTTCCAGTAGGGTTTTGTAATCCTGCACCTATGCATAGTGCTGGTTGACCAGGAACATCGTTGTAAGCCCATGCTTTAACGGTGTAGAAGTATCCATCTGTTCCTACATCCATAAGAACCCAACCGTAATATTCTGTTGTCGCCCATGTTGTGTCATTTATTGTGAAGCCATCAATATCTAATGAATCGGCATCGCCGGCGCCATTTTGTAAAAGAGTAACTGTAGAGTCTCCCCATGTAACAAAACGTAATCCGATATATTTATCTACTGCACCACCGAAATTTGCCCAGGAACTACCTGGCTTTGAATCATAGCCCCATACTAAGGTATTTGTATAGGAATTCCAGAATATTCCACCAGAAACTTGAGGAGCGTTATCAGATAATGCTAAGGTAGAGTTAACGGATGAACCACTGCTTAATGGAATAGCCTTTAAGTAAAAGTTAGTATTGGTATATCCTGAAGAAGCACCAAACACATAAGTAGAAAATGTTCCTGCCACTCTGTTGGAAGTGTACGCATATATTGCAATACCTTGACCAACGCCAGAAGCGTAAGAGGCTGTGTCGAATTTGTTCATGATAATCGCGAAATCCGTAACGTCATCACTATCGGCTCCTGTGTTATTTAGGTTTATTTCAAAAAATATAGCCGTATCCTGGGGGTTGAAAAGAGAAGAATCGGGATCTAAATTATAAACTACTAATGCGGCATCTACGTTAGTGTTTACTCCAATAACTGCACCTGCAACTGTGGAGTAGCTAGCCAGTTTTTTAAGAATTTCTTTGTTCGTTTTCATGTGGATTTGTTGTTTGTATGAGCTTTAAAATTAAAAAAATAATTCAATAAGGGTTTATGGCCAATTTGTAAAAGGCAAATCTCCTTTTTGATTCACTATTAACTGGTTGTTTTTTCTGGATTTATTCGATAAAGATCTTCTTAGAAGTAGAGCCTCCATTTGCTTCGACTTTTACGAAGTAAACACCAGCTTGCTCATCCAAAAGAGATAAACTATATACATCGTTATCTAAAGGTTGCTGTTGAATTAATTTTCCAGTGATATCGAATATTGAAATTTTTCCATCGGGGTTTGGTAAGCCTTCTGTACTCACATTTATTGTTCTGCCATGGCTATAAATAGATACATTCTTATTTATATCTATTTCGTTTATCGAAACAATTTTGCATTCAGCAGATTCACCAGGCGTATCGTTATAGGCCCAAGCTCTAACAGTAAAATCCCATCCATCAACTGCCACATCCATTAATATCCATCCATAGAATTCGGTTGTTTCCCAGGTTGTGTCGTTTACTACCATTCCGTTATTGTCTAGTGAATCGCCATTACCGGCTGCATTTGATATTGGTGTAAGGGTTGAATCTCCCCATGTCACGAATTTTAATCCTAAATATTGAGCTATAGTGCCTCCCCAGTTACCCCATGAATTACTTGGCTTGGATGTGTAGCCCCACACGAGAATGTTAGTATAGCTGTTCCAGAATAAAGGTGTTTCTCCGGTTCCTACAGAAGTAGCTGTAGATCCAATATAAGACCCCGTACTTTTTACAATTGGTAAATTATAGGTACCTGTATAGGTTGTACCATCAATATCGTTAACACTTTGAAATGTGCTTGTATTGCCTAGTATTTTGTTAGATGTATATGCATAGATCCCAATATTTTGTCCTATTTCAGTTCCGTAAGCCGCACTATCTACTTTACTCATAGTAAATACAAAGTCTATAACATCGTCGGCATTGGCACCAGTGCTGTTAATATTTATCGCAAAAATTATGGATGTATCTTGTGGATTAAATAAGGTCGAATCAGGATCTAGTTGGTGAGTAATTAGTTCTGCGTTAATTGAACTTGGAAGAGCCAGAACAGCAACGGTTGCAACAGTAGAGTAGGAGGAGATTTTTTTAAGTAGATCGTTGCTGTTATTCATAGAGGAGGGTTAATGGTTTTAGTCTAATACCCCGCATCCGTGCT contains:
- a CDS encoding T9SS type A sorting domain-containing protein, which produces MKTNKEILKKLASYSTVAGAVIGVNTNVDAALVVYNLDPDSSLFNPQDTAIFFEINLNNTGADSDDVTDFAIIMNKFDTASYASGVGQGIAIYAYTSNRVAGTFSTYVFGASSGYTNTNFYLKAIPLSSGSSVNSTLALSDNAPQVSGGIFWNSYTNTLVWGYDSKPGSSWANFGGAVDKYIGLRFVTWGDSTVTLLQNGAGDADSLDIDGFTINDTTWATTEYYGWVLMDVGTDGYFYTVKAWAYNDVPGQPALCIGAGLQNPTGTQELPELEDVSVYAFNGTINITASTTLNDGNVRITNSSGQSVLTTSISGTSKSIDVSNLNTGI
- a CDS encoding T9SS type A sorting domain-containing protein, producing the protein MNNSNDLLKKISSYSTVATVAVLALPSSINAELITHQLDPDSTLFNPQDTSIIFAININSTGANADDVIDFVFTMSKVDSAAYGTEIGQNIGIYAYTSNKILGNTSTFQSVNDIDGTTYTGTYNLPIVKSTGSYIGSTATSVGTGETPLFWNSYTNILVWGYTSKPSNSWGNWGGTIAQYLGLKFVTWGDSTLTPISNAAGNGDSLDNNGMVVNDTTWETTEFYGWILMDVAVDGWDFTVRAWAYNDTPGESAECKIVSINEIDINKNVSIYSHGRTINVSTEGLPNPDGKISIFDITGKLIQQQPLDNDVYSLSLLDEQAGVYFVKVEANGGSTSKKIFIE